The following are from one region of the Longimicrobium sp. genome:
- a CDS encoding S41 family peptidase, translating into MKLHRTIVAPALVAGVALVSGGWLLQQGSREDSVFQRAQLFDEVVRYVQTRYVDPQPASELYQKAIKGMLRELGDPHTTFMSAEEYAQLHLATSGEYAGVGIQIAPRDNYITAVGVLPGTPAERAGVRVGDRMIEIDGQDAKGWSDEKAVKVLRGPKGSPVTIKVLRVGVDEPVTFRIVRDEIHVKSVPYAYMASPGVGYVNLTVFAETSTDEIRAAITRLKGEGMKSLVLDLRNNPGGLLNQGVSVSDLFLKSGQAIVETRARDPRESETFRARDDASYPELPVVVLVDEYSASAAEIVAGALQDHDRALVVGSPTYGKGSVQSLFPLSGGNFLKMTTAKWYTPVGRSIQKEHEEDEDGLAAEDTAEVSRSGTPMLQDTAKRQPFRTDGGRTVFGGGGIVPDLELKQDSATAVERDFFRALAKDLGKWESELLRYAVEYGRSTPGLTPDFQVSPAMRNTLFERIARAGIGVTRAQYDAAQRYVDLRLVNAIARARFGESVAAQRNDATDRVLQEALRLARTSPTQAALFRAAEAARGRQPATASRR; encoded by the coding sequence ATGAAGCTCCATCGCACCATTGTCGCCCCCGCGCTGGTGGCGGGCGTCGCACTCGTATCCGGCGGCTGGCTCCTGCAGCAGGGCAGCCGCGAGGACAGCGTCTTCCAGCGCGCGCAGCTCTTTGACGAAGTCGTGCGCTACGTACAGACGCGCTACGTGGACCCGCAGCCCGCTTCGGAGCTGTACCAGAAGGCCATCAAGGGGATGCTGCGGGAGCTGGGCGACCCGCACACCACCTTCATGTCCGCCGAGGAGTACGCGCAGCTCCACCTCGCCACGAGCGGCGAGTACGCGGGGGTGGGGATCCAGATCGCGCCGCGCGACAACTACATCACCGCGGTGGGCGTCCTTCCCGGCACCCCGGCCGAGCGCGCCGGCGTGCGCGTGGGCGATCGCATGATCGAGATCGACGGGCAGGACGCGAAGGGGTGGAGCGACGAGAAGGCGGTCAAGGTGCTGCGCGGTCCCAAGGGATCGCCCGTCACCATCAAGGTGCTGCGCGTGGGCGTCGACGAGCCGGTCACCTTTCGCATCGTGCGCGACGAGATCCACGTGAAGTCGGTGCCGTACGCGTACATGGCGTCGCCGGGGGTGGGCTACGTCAACCTCACCGTCTTCGCGGAGACCTCCACCGACGAGATCCGCGCGGCCATCACCCGCCTCAAGGGCGAGGGGATGAAGTCGCTGGTGCTGGACCTGCGCAACAACCCGGGCGGCCTCCTCAACCAGGGCGTCTCGGTGTCGGACCTCTTCCTGAAGTCCGGCCAGGCGATCGTGGAGACCCGCGCCCGCGACCCGCGCGAGAGCGAGACCTTCCGCGCCCGCGACGACGCGTCGTATCCCGAGCTGCCGGTGGTCGTGCTGGTGGACGAGTACTCGGCCAGCGCCGCGGAGATCGTGGCCGGCGCGCTGCAGGACCACGACCGCGCGCTGGTGGTGGGGAGCCCCACGTACGGCAAGGGCTCGGTGCAGTCGCTCTTCCCGCTCTCGGGGGGCAACTTCCTCAAGATGACCACCGCCAAGTGGTACACTCCGGTGGGGCGCTCCATCCAGAAGGAGCACGAGGAGGACGAGGACGGCCTGGCCGCCGAGGACACGGCCGAGGTGAGCCGCTCGGGAACGCCGATGCTGCAGGACACGGCCAAGCGGCAGCCCTTCCGCACGGATGGCGGGCGCACGGTGTTCGGCGGCGGCGGCATCGTGCCGGACCTGGAGCTGAAGCAGGACTCGGCCACCGCGGTGGAGCGGGACTTCTTCCGCGCCCTGGCCAAGGACCTGGGGAAGTGGGAGAGCGAGCTGCTGCGCTACGCGGTGGAGTACGGCCGCAGCACGCCGGGGCTCACCCCCGACTTCCAGGTGTCGCCGGCCATGCGCAACACCCTCTTCGAGCGGATCGCCCGCGCCGGGATCGGGGTGACGCGCGCCCAGTACGACGCCGCGCAGCGCTACGTGGACCTTCGCCTGGTGAACGCCATCGCGCGGGCGCGCTTCGGCGAGAGCGTGGCGGCCCAGCGCAACGACGCCACCGACCGCGTGCTGCAGGAGGCGCTGCGCCTGGCGAGGACCTCGCCCACGCAGGCGGCGCTCTTCCGCGC
- a CDS encoding heme o synthase, with protein MHDTLPAVTAAPAEAHPDAGMTTATQRAGIEAERRGGAGVRQLLRDYVTLTKPRIISLLLVTTVTPMFIALRGWPSLSVVLWTMLGGYLMAGGANAINMFIDRDIDAHMPRTKLRPIPSGRMSPGHVLGFGVTLGAAAFATFALRVNLLSAWLALAGLLYYVFIYTRWLKRTSPQNIVIGGAAGAFPPLVGWAAATGEVSLTAAYLFLIVFFWTPPHFWALALVKQKDYGRVGVPMAPNVWGERETMRQMLFYTLIMIPVTLAPVTYGGLGLVYGVSASVLGLWFLRDVVRVMRAGNFTKPAWTLYRNSLLYLALLFAAMAVDGVVPGARVGHDPIILRDPDITAAAR; from the coding sequence ATGCACGATACTCTTCCAGCCGTGACGGCCGCCCCCGCGGAGGCACACCCGGACGCCGGAATGACCACCGCCACGCAGCGCGCCGGGATCGAGGCGGAGCGGCGCGGCGGCGCGGGCGTGCGCCAGCTTCTGCGCGACTACGTGACGCTCACCAAGCCGCGCATCATCTCGCTGCTCCTGGTGACCACCGTCACGCCCATGTTCATCGCGCTGCGCGGCTGGCCGTCGCTGTCCGTCGTGCTGTGGACGATGCTGGGGGGCTACCTGATGGCGGGTGGCGCCAACGCGATCAACATGTTCATCGATCGCGACATCGACGCGCACATGCCGCGCACCAAGCTGCGCCCCATCCCCAGCGGGCGGATGTCGCCGGGGCACGTGCTGGGCTTCGGCGTCACGCTGGGCGCCGCGGCGTTCGCGACGTTCGCGCTGCGCGTGAACCTGCTGAGCGCGTGGCTGGCGCTGGCGGGGCTCCTCTACTACGTCTTCATCTACACCCGCTGGCTCAAGCGCACCTCGCCGCAGAACATCGTGATCGGCGGGGCCGCGGGCGCCTTTCCGCCGCTGGTGGGCTGGGCCGCCGCCACGGGCGAGGTGTCGCTGACGGCCGCGTACCTCTTCCTGATCGTCTTCTTCTGGACCCCGCCGCACTTCTGGGCGCTGGCGCTGGTGAAGCAAAAGGATTACGGCCGCGTGGGCGTCCCCATGGCGCCGAACGTGTGGGGCGAGCGCGAGACGATGCGCCAGATGCTCTTCTACACGTTGATCATGATCCCCGTCACGCTGGCGCCGGTCACCTACGGCGGGCTGGGGCTGGTGTACGGCGTGTCCGCGTCGGTGCTGGGCCTCTGGTTCCTGCGCGACGTGGTGCGGGTGATGCGCGCGGGCAACTTTACCAAGCCGGCGTGGACGCTGTACCGCAACTCGCTGCTGTACCTGGCGCTCCTCTTCGCGGCCATGGCGGTGGACGGCGTGGTCCCGGGCGCGCGCGTGGGCCACGACCCCATCATCCTGCGCGACCCCGACATCACCGCCGCCGCGCGATGA
- a CDS encoding HAMP domain-containing sensor histidine kinase, producing MNLRTRFVLTLLAITTVLLVPAVSALFGLRELQNVAAQLRTRDTEATRILGRIHTGLEELDYAHSNHVVLWNISPDTALYWRARTDTATRRLEGEIRGLGARPSATPEYRAATGRAARQFEQLRRAIAEEQSRLRRGVADPNTEFRQSVVVPAFDAMEHSLDPVAQAIDAEGEEKVRRAQEIADRAATSTLTALAAALIATLLLGAWLTRGVLRPVSELRAGMGHVAEGDFTPNVRVPTHRPDEIGELARSFTSMAERLAELDRLKAEFVSVASHEIKTPLSVIRGYVSLLADGIYGEVNETQRKTLLAVNDQTDRLTRLVHRLLDISRFEAGGGRLELRRINVRDFLQELTSGFQVLAYQNGIDFPVEVADDVPVNVVGDADRLNEVLGNLLSNAFKFTRRGGNIRLEAHRDGAGIRVTVADTGVGIPADKLPHIFEKFYQVDNDAQPRSVGSGLGLAIAHEIVEAHGGTISAASEEGKGTTFTVVIPERPPAAKVGETIPHG from the coding sequence ATGAACCTGCGCACACGTTTCGTCCTTACCCTGCTGGCGATCACCACGGTGCTGCTCGTGCCGGCGGTGTCCGCGCTGTTCGGGCTGCGCGAGCTGCAGAACGTGGCCGCGCAGCTCCGCACGCGCGACACCGAGGCGACCCGCATCCTGGGGCGCATCCACACCGGGCTGGAGGAGCTGGACTACGCCCACAGCAACCACGTGGTGCTGTGGAACATCTCGCCGGATACGGCGCTCTACTGGCGCGCGCGAACCGACACCGCCACGCGCCGGCTGGAGGGGGAGATCCGCGGCCTGGGCGCGCGCCCGAGCGCCACGCCGGAGTACCGCGCCGCCACCGGCCGCGCCGCCCGCCAGTTCGAGCAGCTCCGCCGCGCCATCGCCGAAGAGCAGTCGCGCCTGCGCCGCGGCGTGGCGGACCCCAACACCGAATTCCGGCAGTCGGTGGTGGTTCCGGCGTTCGACGCGATGGAGCACTCGCTGGACCCCGTGGCCCAGGCCATCGACGCCGAGGGTGAGGAAAAAGTTCGCCGCGCGCAAGAAATTGCCGACCGCGCCGCCACCTCGACGCTGACCGCGCTGGCCGCTGCGCTGATCGCCACGCTCCTCCTGGGCGCCTGGCTCACGCGCGGCGTGCTGCGGCCGGTGAGCGAGCTGCGGGCGGGGATGGGGCACGTGGCCGAGGGCGACTTCACCCCCAACGTGCGCGTGCCCACGCACCGCCCGGACGAGATCGGCGAGCTGGCGCGCTCCTTCACCTCCATGGCCGAGCGGCTGGCGGAGCTGGACCGGCTCAAGGCCGAGTTCGTCTCCGTGGCCTCGCACGAGATCAAGACGCCGCTCAGCGTCATCCGCGGCTACGTGTCGCTCCTGGCGGACGGCATCTACGGCGAGGTCAACGAGACGCAGCGGAAGACGCTCCTGGCCGTAAACGACCAGACGGACCGCCTCACGCGCCTGGTGCACCGCCTGCTGGACATCAGCCGTTTCGAGGCGGGGGGCGGGCGGCTGGAGCTGCGGCGCATCAACGTGCGCGACTTCCTCCAGGAGCTGACCAGCGGCTTCCAGGTCCTCGCCTACCAGAACGGGATCGACTTCCCCGTGGAAGTGGCGGACGACGTTCCCGTCAACGTGGTGGGCGACGCGGACCGCCTCAACGAGGTGCTGGGCAACCTCCTCTCCAACGCCTTCAAGTTCACGCGGCGCGGCGGAAACATCCGGCTGGAGGCGCACCGTGACGGCGCCGGCATCCGCGTGACGGTCGCGGACACGGGCGTCGGCATCCCCGCGGACAAGCTCCCGCACATCTTCGAGAAGTTCTACCAGGTGGACAACGACGCCCAGCCGCGCTCGGTGGGTTCAGGGCTGGGGCTGGCGATCGCGCATGAGATCGTGGAGGCGCATGGGGGCACGATCAGTGCAGCGAGTGAGGAAGGAAAGGGCACCACTTTCACCGTGGTAATCCCCGAACGCCCACCGGCCGCCAAGGTCGGCGAGACGATTCCTCACGGCTGA
- the alr gene encoding alanine racemase — MPIPPTDAEHDTSRAWVEVDLDALLRNLRRVREAAGGAALLPMVKANAYGLGLAPVARHLMASLEPEALWGFGVAAVAEGEALRETGWRGRVVVTAPTPPGEYARAARARLTLALSDVDAVRGWADAARNAGARLAFHTEIDTGMGRAGFPAGEAAEWGRAVAEAAGDLLEWEGCFTHFHSADEADLASADAQERRFRAALARLPDGHRHVVHTSNSAAALRRAGFGGDVVRPGIFMYGGEAGPGTRPEAVASLRARIGLVRAVPAGTTVGYGATYTSRREERWGTLAIGYGDGLPRRLATAGGEALVRGRRVPIVGRISMDMTVVDLSEVPGEVRAGDVATLIGSDGPGEIRVDEVAARCGTISYEILTGLGLRLPRTYRGAPAGA; from the coding sequence GTGCCAATTCCGCCAACGGACGCCGAGCACGACACTTCCCGCGCCTGGGTGGAGGTAGACCTGGACGCGCTTCTGCGCAACCTCCGCCGCGTGCGCGAGGCCGCGGGTGGCGCCGCCCTCCTCCCCATGGTGAAGGCCAACGCCTACGGGCTGGGGCTCGCCCCCGTGGCGCGCCACCTGATGGCGTCGCTGGAGCCGGAGGCGCTGTGGGGCTTCGGCGTCGCCGCGGTGGCCGAGGGGGAGGCGCTGCGCGAGACCGGGTGGCGGGGCCGGGTGGTGGTGACCGCCCCCACGCCGCCGGGCGAGTACGCGCGCGCCGCACGGGCCCGTCTCACCCTGGCGCTCTCGGACGTTGACGCGGTGCGCGGGTGGGCGGATGCCGCGCGGAACGCGGGAGCACGCCTGGCCTTCCATACCGAGATCGACACGGGGATGGGTCGCGCCGGCTTTCCGGCGGGCGAGGCGGCGGAGTGGGGAAGGGCGGTGGCGGAGGCCGCAGGGGACCTTTTGGAGTGGGAGGGGTGTTTTACGCACTTCCACTCCGCGGACGAGGCCGACCTCGCTTCCGCGGATGCGCAGGAGCGGCGCTTCCGGGCTGCGCTGGCCCGGCTTCCGGATGGGCACCGGCACGTGGTCCACACCTCCAACAGCGCCGCGGCCCTGCGCCGCGCCGGTTTCGGGGGCGACGTGGTACGCCCCGGCATCTTCATGTACGGCGGCGAGGCGGGGCCGGGCACGCGCCCGGAGGCGGTGGCATCGCTCCGCGCGCGGATCGGGCTGGTCAGGGCGGTCCCCGCGGGGACCACGGTGGGCTACGGCGCCACCTACACCTCGCGTCGCGAGGAGCGGTGGGGAACGCTGGCCATCGGCTACGGCGACGGGCTCCCCCGGCGCCTGGCGACGGCGGGAGGGGAGGCGCTGGTCCGTGGGCGCCGCGTGCCGATCGTCGGCCGCATCTCCATGGACATGACGGTGGTGGACCTTTCGGAGGTGCCCGGCGAGGTCCGCGCCGGCGACGTCGCCACCCTCATCGGAAGCGACGGTCCCGGCGAGATCCGGGTGGACGAGGTGGCCGCCCGTTGCGGCACCATTTCTTACGAGATCCTCACGGGGCTGGGGCTCCGCCTTCCGCGCACCTACCGGGGCGCGCCGGCGGGTGCCTGA
- the tmk gene encoding dTMP kinase translates to MTAPTDPRGLFLAFEGVEGSGKTTQVRLLSELLAARGREPVVAREPGSTPLGERVRATVLADLELAVPARSELFLMLAARAAFVDQVVRPALAGGRVVIADRFELSTLAYQGGGRGLPADEIAECNRIATGGVSPHATILLELDPEEGARRQRSAGMDPDRMESAGAEFHARVAAAYREMAGRVAGVVRVDAGAPPAEVHARVVAALATRFPETFPAGGFTI, encoded by the coding sequence ATGACCGCACCAACGGACCCGCGGGGCCTGTTCCTTGCCTTCGAAGGGGTGGAAGGCTCCGGCAAGACCACGCAGGTCCGCCTGCTCTCCGAGCTGCTCGCGGCGCGGGGGCGTGAGCCGGTGGTGGCGCGCGAGCCGGGGTCCACGCCGCTCGGCGAAAGGGTGCGCGCCACCGTGCTCGCGGACCTGGAGCTGGCCGTGCCCGCGCGGAGCGAGCTGTTCCTGATGCTGGCGGCGCGGGCGGCGTTCGTGGACCAGGTGGTGCGCCCCGCGCTGGCAGGCGGGCGGGTGGTAATCGCGGACCGGTTCGAGCTCTCCACCCTGGCCTACCAGGGCGGCGGGCGCGGGCTGCCGGCCGACGAGATCGCCGAATGCAACCGGATCGCCACCGGCGGCGTATCTCCTCATGCCACCATCCTCCTGGAGCTCGACCCCGAGGAGGGCGCGCGGCGGCAGAGGTCGGCCGGGATGGACCCCGACCGGATGGAAAGCGCCGGGGCCGAGTTCCACGCCCGCGTGGCCGCCGCGTACCGCGAGATGGCAGGCCGCGTGGCAGGAGTCGTGCGGGTGGACGCGGGAGCGCCGCCGGCCGAGGTCCACGCGAGAGTGGTGGCCGCGCTCGCCACCCGCTTTCCGGAAACCTTTCCGGCAGGCGGGTTTACAATCTAG
- a CDS encoding COX15/CtaA family protein yields MRPLFRSTSGFARYAWGVLAFNVAVVLWGAVVRATNSGAGCGRHWPVCNGEVMPELASNELLIELTHRATSGLALLLVVAMALWAWRAFPAGHRVRRGAALSTALIFVEALLGAGLVLFELVAGDKSAFRAFSMAAHLVNTFLLLGALTLTGWWASGGGEVRVRGRGPLGAVLLTALGATILVGATGAVTALGDTLFPKTTVGFELSSTAHFLERLRIVHPLLAIATSVYITVVAWMVRRARPSPATQRLATLLTALFAVQVAAGVINIVLRVPLWMQLTHLFLADCVWIALVLTTASALEEHPAEAPSETAFPASPRAAAV; encoded by the coding sequence ATGAGACCGCTGTTCCGCTCCACCTCCGGTTTCGCCCGCTACGCGTGGGGCGTGCTGGCCTTCAACGTCGCCGTGGTGCTGTGGGGCGCGGTCGTGCGCGCCACCAACTCCGGCGCCGGCTGCGGCCGCCACTGGCCCGTCTGCAACGGCGAGGTGATGCCGGAGCTCGCCTCCAACGAGCTCCTCATCGAGCTCACCCACCGCGCCACCAGCGGCCTCGCGCTGCTGCTGGTGGTGGCGATGGCGTTGTGGGCGTGGCGCGCCTTCCCCGCCGGGCACCGGGTGCGGCGGGGCGCGGCGCTCTCCACCGCGCTGATCTTCGTGGAGGCACTGCTCGGGGCCGGGCTGGTGCTCTTTGAGTTGGTGGCGGGCGACAAGTCCGCCTTCCGCGCGTTCTCGATGGCCGCGCACTTGGTCAACACCTTCCTCCTGCTGGGCGCCCTCACGCTGACCGGCTGGTGGGCCTCGGGCGGCGGCGAGGTGCGGGTGCGCGGCCGGGGCCCGCTCGGTGCCGTCCTGCTCACGGCCCTCGGCGCCACGATCCTGGTGGGCGCCACCGGCGCGGTCACGGCACTCGGCGACACGCTCTTCCCCAAGACCACCGTTGGCTTCGAGCTCTCCTCGACGGCCCACTTCCTGGAGCGGCTGCGCATCGTGCACCCTCTCCTGGCGATCGCCACCAGCGTGTACATCACCGTCGTCGCCTGGATGGTGCGCCGCGCCCGCCCCAGCCCCGCCACGCAACGCCTCGCCACCCTCCTGACCGCGCTGTTTGCGGTGCAGGTGGCGGCCGGCGTCATCAACATCGTCCTGCGGGTGCCGCTCTGGATGCAGCTCACCCACCTTTTCCTGGCCGACTGCGTCTGGATCGCCCTCGTGCTCACCACCGCCTCCGCCCTGGAGGAGCACCCCGCCGAAGCGCCGAGCGAAACGGCCTTCCCCGCCTCACCGCGCGCCGCCGCGGTGTAG
- the mazG gene encoding nucleoside triphosphate pyrophosphohydrolase → MTTSQPDFRPAAPDSGGVLDRSLELVRFLRAHCPWDAEQTPHSLQRYLLEEAHEVADAINAGDPAALRDELGDLLLNVAFQVVIGEEQGAFSREEVVAGLEQKMRRRHPHLFGLGEREEWAAIKARERAGHPKATGLLSALPSGMDPLLRAFRMQDRVASVGFDWPDWRGAWDKVREETDEVREALESGDADHLEDELGDLLFAMVNLVRLAGAHPTPALARANAKFARRFGAIEALALERGVVLGEATLEELDVLWDEVKRRERTAASHRATEENNKN, encoded by the coding sequence GTGACGACATCGCAACCCGACTTCCGCCCCGCCGCGCCCGACTCCGGCGGCGTCCTGGACCGTTCCCTGGAGCTGGTCCGCTTCCTTCGCGCCCACTGCCCGTGGGACGCCGAGCAGACGCCGCACTCCCTCCAGCGCTACCTGCTGGAGGAGGCCCACGAGGTGGCCGACGCCATCAACGCGGGCGACCCCGCCGCGCTGCGCGACGAGCTGGGCGACCTGCTGCTGAACGTGGCCTTCCAGGTGGTGATCGGCGAGGAACAGGGCGCCTTCAGCCGGGAGGAAGTGGTCGCCGGCCTGGAGCAAAAGATGCGCCGACGCCACCCTCACCTCTTCGGCCTGGGGGAGCGGGAGGAGTGGGCCGCGATCAAGGCCCGCGAGCGCGCCGGGCACCCGAAAGCCACGGGCCTCCTCAGCGCCCTCCCCTCGGGGATGGACCCGCTGCTGCGCGCCTTTCGCATGCAGGACCGCGTCGCCTCGGTGGGCTTCGACTGGCCGGACTGGCGCGGCGCGTGGGACAAGGTGCGCGAGGAGACGGACGAGGTTCGCGAGGCGCTGGAGTCCGGCGACGCGGACCACCTGGAGGACGAGCTGGGCGACCTGCTCTTCGCCATGGTGAACCTGGTGCGGCTGGCGGGCGCGCATCCCACGCCGGCCCTGGCGCGCGCCAACGCCAAGTTCGCCCGCCGCTTCGGCGCCATCGAAGCCCTCGCCCTCGAGCGCGGCGTCGTCCTCGGCGAAGCCACCCTCGAAGAGCTGGACGTGCTCTGGGACGAGGTCAAGCGCCGCGAACGAACAGCGGCCTCACACAGAGCCACAGAGGAAAACAACAAGAACTGA
- a CDS encoding DinB family protein: MTTPHRVSPRSQARWDAAADEHEVALAAYLHSASALPHASWTLPWGEGKWTPAQVTEHLTRAYEALLDELREGRPMREKLAGWRKKMVRIVILPHILFHRTIPLRVPSPREMRPGEPRADREGALQALRELGECFAAELAAAREQGSAGLTHPYFGKLEPIKALRFVAIHLDHHRKQIERTPK; this comes from the coding sequence ATGACTACGCCGCACCGTGTGTCGCCGCGAAGCCAGGCCCGCTGGGACGCCGCCGCCGACGAGCACGAAGTCGCCCTCGCCGCGTACCTGCACTCGGCCTCGGCCCTGCCGCACGCATCGTGGACGCTGCCGTGGGGGGAAGGGAAGTGGACCCCCGCCCAGGTCACCGAGCACCTGACGCGTGCCTACGAGGCCCTCCTCGACGAGTTGCGCGAGGGGCGCCCGATGCGCGAGAAGCTGGCGGGATGGCGGAAGAAGATGGTCCGCATCGTCATCCTCCCCCACATCCTCTTCCATCGCACGATCCCCCTGCGCGTCCCCTCGCCGCGCGAGATGCGCCCCGGCGAGCCGCGCGCCGACCGCGAGGGTGCGCTGCAGGCGCTCCGCGAGCTGGGCGAATGCTTCGCCGCCGAGCTCGCCGCCGCGCGCGAGCAGGGCTCCGCCGGCCTCACCCATCCGTACTTCGGCAAGCTGGAGCCCATCAAGGCCCTCCGCTTCGTCGCCATCCACCTGGACCACCACCGCAAGCAGATCGAGCGCACCCCCAAATAA